GCTTTGACGGAGACCGGTCGCATGTCGCTCACGAACAGCGGCAGATCACGGAGGTGGTCGTACGACGCGCTCGTCGCGTCCTCCCCGACGAGCGCGTACCGCTTTTCGAGTCCGCAGTAACGGTAGCCGATGGCGTGCATTAGCGCGGTCGCGGACAGCGTGGGCTGCGTCCGGATGGATCGCCCCTCTGCGCTCGAGTAGAACAGCGGAGCGTACAACCGCGCCTCGTATGTCCGCTCAATCATCATCGGCAAACACGTCCGCAGCCGCCTCGGTGAGGCGGTCGAACTCCTCTCGAAGGATCTCGTCGGCGTCGTCAGTCTCTCGCGACGCGACGGCCTCCAATTCCTCGTACCACTCGGGGAAGTTGTCGGCACCGTCGAAGTCGCCGTAGACCTCCCAGTCGGCCCGGCGGACATCCTGTACATAATCGGCGATACTGGCCTCAATCACGCCGTCTTCCTCGTGGTACTCCATCAGGAGTTCGCCCGTCGAGAGCGACGTGTCATGGTCGCCGAGGATCACGCCGCGGATCGAGTTGCGGACGTTGCGCCCCGTCCGCGTCTCACGAGCGCCGTACCGCCCGGTGTTGAGGACGTTGTGGAGCGCGTAGAGGAGCATCGGCCCTGTCGCGGCTTCGAGTGTGACGAAGTGGACAAGGGAGTTGCCCGGCTGGACTTTGACGTAGTCAAACAACGCCTCGGACTGCTCGTTCTCGTCGGTCCGCATCGTTCCGGACTCGTACACCGCGTTCCGGGTCTCCTTGTTCATCAGGTCGTACTCGTCGGTCGTGTACGTGTAGCCCTCGATAACGCGGGACTTGATCGCGAAGTCCTGATC
The Natrinema salaciae genome window above contains:
- the cas7d gene encoding type I-D CRISPR-associated protein Cas7/Csc2 — translated: MTFTYPETGLVDSFEIYRTQKPSVTLIVERDITEPTLFRNSADDRAETQQFGDQLHAQVNGEKFTSKERLTGLDLLRSLDDEFVDDEYTYNEPATLEESINVGTLTYGLAGTGDQDFAIKSRVIEGYTYTTDEYDLMNKETRNAVYESGTMRTDENEQSEALFDYVKVQPGNSLVHFVTLEAATGPMLLYALHNVLNTGRYGARETRTGRNVRNSIRGVILGDHDTSLSTGELLMEYHEEDGVIEASIADYVQDVRRADWEVYGDFDGADNFPEWYEELEAVASRETDDADEILREEFDRLTEAAADVFADDD